In Miscanthus floridulus cultivar M001 chromosome 19, ASM1932011v1, whole genome shotgun sequence, the DNA window ATGTTCCTAGGATTAGTCACAAACGAAATTAGAATGCTAGATGCTAACAAAATGTTGGCAATATTTTACTCAAAACTCAAGAACGCAATCTCAAGTATGCAAGCAAAACCTTAGATCCCCGAGTTTACGGAGTAGAGGAATAGaaaaaaaatacaagactagAAAAGGAATAGGTGTGTATAACAAGGGAACCTAAAACACAGCAATTTTGGAAGATTTGGTGTTTGCGCCAAAGGAATATGAGCACCACGGGATTTTAAGGATTAATGATAAACATAATTGCTTGGACTAAACAAGAACTACATAAAgaatttttctttctttcttaaaGCAGCATATATTAGTTAATAAATCAAGATATCCTGGTCGGCCACTTATGCTAGTGCTTTGTTGAAATCATGGACTCTAGTTTTTTAGTGTTAATCAATTTGTGCTTGGCGGTTGGTTCCCTGAAAGCATGCGCCAATAACATTAGTAATCATGAGTCTTTCAAACTTCGTGAAGAAACTGAAACCAAGAGGTGGCGGTGGATTCTCTCATTCCTTCAAAACGTACAAGCGCAAAATCCTCCGCTCTAGAAAGGAATTCACAAATCCTCCACTCCAAACGCTACTTTAGTGTTTGAAACTACATGAATCTGATTCCTTTAGAATTGTAATCCAAACAGAGCCTTACAAAATCTAGTTTGGACTGAATATTTTTATAACCGGAAGAATATAGAGTCAATGAGGATTCAATGAGTTGCCACATAAGGATTTAGACTAACATTGGTcatgttcgcttatgctgaaatttggcttatgctgatgctgatgctgatgctgaaatattgtgagaggaaaacactgttctatgGCTAAAAAGTAGCTCAAGTGAACAGGGTCATAATTTGCAGAAGAAGACTAAAGAAACGCTTTGTAAGCTCACAAAAAGCTATATGCTCACACGGTATAATGAAACGTTGCAAGAGGATTCCATTGTAGTCTTTCAAAGATGGGAATTACGAAAAGGCACGGGTGACAAAAATTCTTCTTCAACAAGTCTCCAAACCAGACGATCTAGAAAATAGTTGATATTTTTTCTAATAATTCCAGCAAGCACATTTATTTCACCTCACAATAGTACAGAATGAAACAACATGATATAAGTGACTCTCCCACAATGTCAATAAAGAATGGTGGAAATAATGATGAATTCATACTTGATGAACCATCCACATTATTAGTTGTGATCAGTTTGATTATCTGCATGATTAAGCTTGAGAACTTGACTCATCATTATCGCTGTCGTCTTCAAGGAAAGGGTAATCCGTGTAGCCAACAACATGATCTTGCGTGTAGAAGGTAGAGCGGTCATACTTGTTCAGTGGCGCATTCAACTCGAACCTCTTAGGCAGGTCCGGGTTAACCAAGAAGAGTCTTCCATATGCAACAAGGTCAGCATAGCCTTCTGCCACTACCTTGTTGCCTTCCTCCCGATCGTATCCGCCAGCAGCGATAAACGTGCCGTTAAACGCCTTTCGGAACGGCAAGAGCCTGTGAGGGATCTGCCTGCGGCCGTCGACGATCGCCATTCGAGGTTCCACCATGTGGCAGTAGAGAAAACCCTCGTGCTTGTTGAGCTGCTGGATCATGTAGTGGCCAAGCGCCACGGGATCGGAATCCACGCAATCCACGAAGTCAACAAACGGCGATAGCCTGATGCCCACGCGGTGCGCGCCCACTTCGCGGACAATGGCGTCGATGACCTCCACGGCGAAGCGGCACCGATTCTCCAGGCTGCCGCCGTACTCGTTGGTGCGGTCATTAGAACTGTCCTTCATGAATTGCTCGAGGAGATATCCATGCGCACTGTGGATCTCAACACCATCGAAGCCGGCTTCAATTGCATTCCGTGCAGCCCGCCTGAAATCATCGACGATGCCGGGGATCTCCTCGGTTCGCAACCGGCGCGGC includes these proteins:
- the LOC136528083 gene encoding 12-oxophytodienoate reductase 1, with the translated sequence MTPYNMGQFQLSHRVVLAPLTRCRSYGNVPQPHAAVYYAQRATKGGLLIAEATGVSPTAQGYPETPGIWTQEQVEAWKPIVDAVHRKGGIFFCQIWHVGRVSTNDFQPDGQAPISSTDKQISPDAESGMVYSKPRRLRTEEIPGIVDDFRRAARNAIEAGFDGVEIHSAHGYLLEQFMKDSSNDRTNEYGGSLENRCRFAVEVIDAIVREVGAHRVGIRLSPFVDFVDCVDSDPVALGHYMIQQLNKHEGFLYCHMVEPRMAIVDGRRQIPHRLLPFRKAFNGTFIAAGGYDREEGNKVVAEGYADLVAYGRLFLVNPDLPKRFELNAPLNKYDRSTFYTQDHVVGYTDYPFLEDDSDNDESSSQA